The genomic stretch GCTTAAATGTTAAATCCATCTTTTTCTTACCTCAATAAATGAGATCTGCTTACATCTCAGTCTCAGCTTCAAGTGTGTACCAAATGAATTTCATCTAGAGTTTCAAATAGTCTgacttaaataattataaaaaatattattttaattaatacaaattattttttggtaGATTTTACTTTCAGTGTCATTTTCGTCTATGAATGGTGGTGGGATATTGGAAAATACGACCTGTTGACCAGATCAATTAGATTTGATGGTACTTTTACAGATGCTCACAGTAAAGTTAAAAGCAGTCGAATCTCTTTTGTTCATATGTGAGTTATGATAATCTCTTTATCCTCTCcagtttttttctctctttaagtACGTTCACTCACTAACAAACCTCTTGAAACCAGGTCGCCCAAAAATTTATGTGGGTTTGCTTGTATTTTAGTTGCCCTGTTGCTTTCTATCCTTGACTTTCTCTGGTTCTTCTTCTACTTCgtacaaaacaattaaaattgttgataatatatatgttcTATTATACAACAGATTTTGTCTGTTGTTATATATTGTGAGGGGACATATGAAtcgaattaatttcaaatattttgagtttattttaaataaaaaaatagtttgatttaaattcgttTAACATTATGAgtgattcaagtttgatttaaatataaataattcaattcaagttttactcaaatttataatttaaatttgtgctTCAGATATTTAAGTTAGATTTATGGTTGAACTTTgtgacttattaataaaacgatatcgtttaaTAAGTACTTAACATAATTCCAATATAACCATtagttagattcgaattgaatcgaACCATTTACCCAACTCGAAAgctaaattgagttaaactttttttagttcgagttttttttagtttcaaaacaaaccaaatcttctaatttaatctcaatttaaatttgatttaaatgaatttgaatcaaatcaaattgaactaaatcagttttcaaatctaaattaactaaatttggGTCAACCGTAGatattgtaataaatttttaaatgatgtggTGTTAGGAACCACCACAAACTCTGTTTGAATGTGTTCcactaaattttgattttattttataaatttacccttaatctATCACGTGTGAAAATATATCTCCCTCTTAAACAATGAAACTTTCGCTGCAATTCCAAAATTCGATCACTCTTGAAAACCTTCCCTTCTGCAATTTGATGTTTACATTGCATGCCTTGAAATGCATAATGAAATAATAGAGAGTTAAAGGACTTGGATGTGATTCAAAGCTCAAAAAGAAACCAAActcagattttcgaatgaagAGACTTGCAAACTCTCTTAAATATtccaaagataaatttaaataatcatagaaaaaatataaagaatcaaacaataaaaatctcaaatatcacgtaaaagtaaataaattaatcattctCTTAAAacgagaaaaaatatatatttgagtgaTAATTTATGGTTAGAAATCTTTCATCCgctttttaaagataaaaatataaataatttatgtctttttaatattttattttgattttattattttataaactatgtaaaaatatataaatgagaaaTTGTTATGAtaattgttaataataattgttGCAGATTTATCTAACATGTATACACTTATTTTACCACTAATTAATGAcacattttatgtttttgtttataaattagttataacttgattaatatatttatgaatatataatattttgctattatttaattattaattaatttatagttataacaatttaatattaattaattttttattttattaaaataatatttaaattttaataattaatataactattaatttttactGCGCATCTTAAATAAATGTTCGAAATGTCTGAGCGAACAGTCTCTGTGCAGTGGTCACATCTTGATTTATCTATCTgttgaataaataatttcttcCGCACTTTTCTTCCTGGAAACTTCCTTAAAATCTTCGTTTTccatctaaaaattttaatcaacttGCTGACTGGTAAGCCATTTGAAAGAAGGGAAGTCTGTatacatcaaattaattaagagACGAAAAATGTACAGGCGAAGTTCTTTGTCAATTATCTGAAGAAtagtcaaatatatatatatatatatatgttcacaatccataaattaaaaaaaaaaaaatgttttgtgGTTAACATGTGATGTTAGTTGAAGATGGCTGATGAATGGTGACGTGTAGTTGCTTAGATCAGCAGTGTCGTGGATGacattgatataattattttagtattacagAATGACGTTGGGTAGTATTAAAACTTAGTTAAAGCATTATGAAGAGGACAGCGTTTTGgcacacaattatataattattattagtattttatgatatttaatatatatttaataatataatataatataaataaaaaataatatatattataatatatataatatgatatatattattgatatgaattgatatattcttttagaaaaatagtaaataatagatatatatatatatatatataaattttaaaattttaagagtgtatgataatttctaaaatgataatatgtcaaacataattttttttattttattttaaaaaaaaatcatacaatatgacatgatataaaaaattagaattttgatacataataaGATTATCATGCATATGAGTACAactctcttaaaaaaaaattactactCCTGCTTTGAACTTTGTTCGTCTCATTGGATTATCCAAGTCACCAATCgtaagaggaaaaaataaagatcaatgttatatataaatattttttgtacataatttgaatatatagatgatatattattatatgattgagtgttatattatttttaatttaaaatcattcaattacataataatatattatctgtatatttaaattatatatcaaaatatgtacacataattctattgaaaaataaagtaGAATTCAAGGTGGACACCATGTGGTTGTTACATTACAAGTATTTCATGAATAGAAAGAGGGAAATCACGTTGAATGGTGAATAAATATTTGTGAGAAGAATTAATAGGAACCTTGCTTTTtcagtaaattatttttctttttctctcttatttgtttgaattattGGTCTGTCATGctacaatatattattattttttattttcaataagaaTTTAAGTTATATATACATTATCTTTCTTTAACATCACTTAACAATTATTATGATAgatgaattcaaaaataaatattaaaatgataaattgaatttattcgTTATTCCAATaatagattatttgaaaaagGCAATCTGGCGATGGAACTTCAAAGGGGGTGGCAGACTCCTGGAAGGGTTTCAGCGTATATGAAAAATGAACCAGTTGCAGTCTTGCAGATATGTCCAAGCTCAAGCCAAAAAGTCTACAATAAATCTTGAATACTTGTGCCAATTGTTTGAATTAAAATGTCTTACTTGCTTAGAAGAGGCAGGAAATCGCGTTTGCAGcaaatgtaataataattaGGACACTCTAAGAGTGTTTCACATGCATAATATATCTAATGTTGGAATTCACCCTAAACATGCTTTCAGTTATTGACGCAAGCAACCAACTAACCAACATATTATCAATTCTCTTCCAAAACATGTAATCAGGATTAGGTTTTAAGAGTTTGCTAGAATTGGATTCTACTTCCTCTGACTAAGTATAACAAAGTGGAGATGGACATACTAATGTGCCTGTCAGATGGTATTCAAGATCATGTACTCCGATTGCGAACAATATTTGTGATTTCCAGAATGGAAAAGTGCTTTGTTTGAGCTTTGGTGAGATTGTGTTAGGAACCcacatttatttaatcaaaacacaaaatcaaaacacaaaatacataataactaaaatatttcattactaaaaacattacaaagataaaccgaaTAATTCGAGGAAttcgggacctcccattttccggtcATTCGAGACGCCGGAgatctcccattttccggccattagaggtgccggagacctccctaaatcagccaaaggtggctgccctcaaacccaaaccctaatatttttcttctcttttttctcttttaaaactcaaacatatatttataaaagaaatgagccATTGGATTGGGGACAAGTGTCCTAATCCTAACAGATTGCTTGCAACATAGAGGGTAAAGATATTGAGGACTGATTTGTCCTCAAATACCTTTCATCTAGGGTTTCTTTCATTGTGACTGTAGGAGTGGAAATTAAGTGACGAAATTCCTGAAAGATTATTGTGTGCAGTTAGTAGTCAGTGATAGCCAAGgtttttccttttctaaaaTTAACAAAGAACCCACCTGAGCCGAAGAACCTCGGGTCCATTGACTTAACCTATAACTATTAAACTAagtaaatcaaattatcataagAGACTTGATCACATATTCTCTTATACATAAAGCCTCCTTTTTGCTTGTTAGGAGGGCTGAAATTTACAAATATAGTTGAAGGAGTGGTACTtgtgtggtttttttttttttttttaaatggtgaaGTAATGCAATTATAGCAGGGGTGATTCTTCCTTTGTATACCGGAGCTTGTGTGCTTATACTTCTTTGCAAGCCATTCATCGAAGTATAATCAAGGAGGAGAAAAAACGGTgctttttgaattaaaatcaaaaggCATTGTTTCATTAATTCACAAAGGAAAAGCATCCAGATTTTACTTAACAGTGCAACCTCACTCTCTCTCGCTTGCATTCGTATTCTCTCTCAAAAAAGGGGATCTAGGACTGGTTGTTCTTTGGTTTCTGGTCAGTCTTGAGTCGACGGTGGTGATGAAAATCAAGAGCGCTTATCAAGAAACGAATCAACGGTGAGTTCTATGTAAGctgttgttttaaattttataaatgtaagGGGTAGATCAGATGTGCCAGTCTGTATTCCAATCTGTTTTTAAGTTGTAGGGTTGtataaaaacaaagatgagatATTTCTCTGTAATATGAAGGTGATTAATAGAAAGTTGAGGCCTTGTTTCTCTGTTTCACCGCAAATCGTAAATACTTTTTGAGTTGTTTGTGTGTATCTCTTCCATTTTCTATTTTCCCGTGTCGTGTTGAACTTCATTTCTTGGACGACCTTGTTAGTCTTCTATGGCTCCAATTCCATATGGAAATTCTaggaaacaacaaaaaattgatagaaaCATCTGGATTTTCATTAACCGACTAATCTGTACAGTACTTGCATCTAAGGGTCCCACCCTTAGATGCATCAAAGACAACTATCAATAGCTTGAGCCTTACAACAAGAacagaagaagagagagatatTTGATTTGGGGAGAAATGAAGTGGAACTCTCCATATCTATCGATACCCTTCCTTTTGTATTGAAAAAGAGAAACGATTAGCTTTGGGAAGGTTTTATAACTTTGCCTAATAAGTCTTATCCAATTTAATCACCAATTAGATTGGAATTCCTTaatagtattttatatatatataatttggttccAAGATTATTCATAGAGTTCATACTGTAAGTTGCTAACAACAAGAACATAACATTCAGTTCATACTGTAGTTTCAATCTTTTGTTGTTAAGCAATTATCCATgctcaacaaaaaaaaaaaaaaactctcggTACAGCTGATACATTCAGTACATCGACCCATGCACGCATCGTACCAGGATGCCTCTATACGCCTACAGTACTTTTCATATAACTATGGCACATCCATTAGAAAATCATTGCAACCATTGTAGTTGGAAGCAAATGGATATGGATCCTCTTGGAGCCCCCACTGAGAAGTTGATAGTTCACTGGGCAATGGCTGCTCCAATAAACTTCGGAGTTCTTCATCTGAAAATCCCACCTGAGGAGCTGTTACCATAGAACTTGGGTCTATTGCCGGTACGTAGCCTTCAAACATGTCAAAATTCTCCACTGGAAATGGCTGCTCCAATAAAATTTGGGGTTCTTCTTCAGTGAACTCTCCTTGAGAAATTGGCTTCACTATTTCAGGATCTCTAGCCTCTAGAACATCCAACATATCCAAACCGTCCCCTGGAAACGGTTGTTCTAATGAATTTTGGAGTTCTTCGTCCGAAAACTCTCCCTGTGAAGTTGGAACCATAAACCCCGGAGCTTTAGCCCCGTAATATCCGTCCATGTGAAATCCTTCCACCGGAAATGACTCCTCCAGTAAACTTTGAAGATCTCCATATGTTTCAAATAAATCGATGTCCTCTTCCGGGGTCTGCATTCCGTAAATGTCACTAGTAGGATTAGAGCTTGATGAAGAATAATCACCAGTTGATAATTGTGATGATGTGAGAGAAGCCTTATGGCTGTCGAAGTTGGATGCGTATAGATCATTGATAGGTGGCGAGGAACCGGCTTGAGACGAATACTTCTGGTTGGCGTTAATAGCAGCCCTTTCTTTTCCTTGGAAGCACTTCTTGTTTAGGCGGGCGTGCCAgtaatttttaatctcattatcGGTTCTTCCAGGCAGTTTTGATGCAATAAGGGACCATCTGATattagaataaaacaaaaatgttattaatatatgaaaagaTTCCGTGATCTATATATCATTGCAATGTCTTCCAAATAACTAGGTCTGGAAAGATCACAAAATGTATAATTAACTTGTTTGCAGCATTAATGATTCCAATTCTCAAATGATCTACTTTTATTCCTTTGAAGTCTTtaacattaattcaaaataaaaaaaatgggtaacttaaaacattttatcttcAATATCTTTGACTCTTGAGAACCCAATACATATTCCTTGagttaatatgtttagtttGAGGGCATAATCTAAAAAgggttttatattgttttacttaTTAGTTACCCTAAAATTGCAAGAAATTAACTTACAAAACCTTGATCAGATTCCAAAACATTGTAAACTTGATAAGACTGTTGTGGTTTTTTAACTGCATAAAATTCTAAACATTGAGCTACCACTTTTTGCTACAAATAATTGAACGTACTCATTGAAAACTATAAGCTTTGGAAACGATCATTCTTTATTAGTAAGACTGGaatcaaacacaaaaaatgaaaaagtacAATTAAATTGAGATAATATTGAATGTTCATCTTCATATACCCTAATATTCTcctaatattatatttctttagaTATGACGGTACTCACCGATTTCCCAGTTCCTGATGCAGCTTGATtatgatttcttcttcttcttcactgaAGTTTCCACGCTTAATATCTGGTCTCAGGTAATTCATCCAACGAAGCCTACAACTTTTCCCTGCTCTTAACAAACCTAGAAGaagtgaaagaaagagaaaggttAATCAAACATGGTATAATTCAGAGTCTCATTAATTATTCATAACAGATCAAGTTTTCAGCTTGATGTCAACCTGCATACTTTGGCATCTGAGCCCAGTTCCAAATGCCATATCTACGGATATAAGCTTTCAATTTCTGGTCTTCTTCAGGAGTCCAAGAACCTTTTCTCAGATATGCCTTTTCACAGTCTTGAGCCTTCACCATCTCAGCTATGGAGAGTTAGCTCTCAGTTCAAGTACTTTAGTATAAAAGAAACGCATAGGATTGAATGCTATGTACATATCTGATATGAATCAGTTGGAAAACGTGTTTCAAGGTTcaacaattttcaataattataatgacTTTCAAGGAAGACGCAGAGAATACTTGCACAATAGAATGTCCCTGAAAGATCGATTAATTTATTCGATATAGCTGACATTTTTTTTAGATAAGACAAAATGCAAATATTTTATAGAAGAGTCGGTTTATGTACAGCAGTACAGACCAAGCCATTAATAAGGGATGGACTATGAATGGATAGTTCCTAGAAGCTGCATTAATTACACAAACGTGGAACAAGgtttttcttgaaatttcatGATAATAGTTCCAAACAACGTTTGGAAAATACTTCCACACGCAAATTCTTCATTTCAGACATTTCGAGTACAGTGATGTACGCGTAGTAGTCAGATTAATCTGTTCTAGggtattatttgatttttgtttcacCTAAGATTTTGATTGCTCAccccttttttattttcgttATAATTATGATTCtcattgttaattttgttttattctaaTTTCCAGGTGAACAACAGTTTAAGATACCTAGCTATAAAtacaattgttatttaacatttGTATGGTTCATTATTGAAATTcttgaacttaaattttaagCTTAGAAACTATAGTTCACCATTTTTCATTCAATGTGTGAACTTAatataacatgaaaaaaatcGAGTTAAAGTTAAGTTTTTTGATATAGAATCTAGATTAGTCATATTTGGGTTAACTAAAAACTGAATTAGATTATGTTGGAGTTTATGCAAAACCAACTCTAATTGactaaaatgtttctttttttaaatggaaaatattatatgaatgaatTCCTAGGGCTGACCTCTAACATAGTTATTGGGAGGAAATttagagaaaggagagagacaACGAAGTAGAATGAGTTGCAAATAATCCAAAAACAAATGAGTTTCATTTGGGTTTGGAGGCATTGTGCGATGTTGAAGAGAATGGGTTCTAGCTAAAAGAATGTTGAAGAGAGTGGTGCTTAAAGAAGTGTCTAGTTGAGATGCGCAAGCAAGTGATTAGCCAACCGAGCAATGAAACAATGACTAGTTATGCGGGAATCAACCACTTATTAGACACACCATCTACACGCAATACTAGATACATCATTTACTTGCATTATCAACTTAGAATCCTAGTAAAGATCTTTTACCCATAAgtagaggaaaaaataaatcttgGCAGTTCCAAAATTCACTCAATTATCGTCCATCTTTATCCCCTTTGAGTGATCCAATTATTATTAGAAGCTTAGATTCAATGTATTAGAATCTAGGTGTGTctaactatataattatattattatctattaCTTTTTGTGACACgtctttttgtatattatttctctcaaattttgatCAGGATCAACAGTAAATTAACCCTGGAGATGTAAACTTCCAGATAGTAGGACCaagaacttaaaaaattattatcatgttcATCACCTTATTCATTATTGAttgcataaaataaaaccaCTAATCTACGTCTTTTTTATTAGTGCAATTTTCCTAATCTTGATTATATGGTCATAAATTCATTCTTTGGAAAAGTCTGAGCTtgcatttataaaaaaaataactggTACAGTAAATTATCAATATCTGTGCAGTGGTCTCATCTCGAGTTATATGTTCATTTGTGTTCTTTTACTTTGGAAACTTATTAAAATCTTCATTGTCCAtctaaaaaagttaattttcttgCTAAGTGGTAAGCCACTTGAAAAAAGGGGAGTCTctacacaaaaaattaattaagagcCAAATATTGCATAGACCTCCTCTTCAACATGCCGACGTTGTTTGTCAATTATCTGAAGACTAGTCAAATAGATGCAAGTTCATCACgacacataaatttaaaaaaaaaacttttttctaATTAACATGGCAAATTAATTGAAGATGGCTGGTGAATGATGAATGCTGAAGTACAATTGCTTAGATCAGCAGTGTCCTGGATGACATGGATATAACTAATTAGtagaaattttaaatcattttaaaataacagGATTTCGCTagctagttttaaaatttaattgaaggATTATGAAGAGGAGACCGAATACAGCGTTGAGGAAACATGAGTACAActctcttaaaaataaaatattacaccttacttagcaaaaataaaataaaataaaatagtacaACTAGTTTGAACTTTGTTTGTCTCATTGGATTATCCAAATCACCAATACGTCAAGAGGAAAAAGTAAAGTAGAATTCAAGGTGGACACCGCGTTGTTCTTACAAGTATTTCATAAATTGCGAAGGGGAAATCACTGTTGCATGGTCAATTAATATTTGTGAAAAGAATCCATAGAAACCTTTGTTTTTCAGtaaatttgtttccttttttctctcagttgtttgaatttttagtcTGTCGtgctattttatattatcatttttattttcaacacgaatttaaattatatatacattattatagatgaattcaaaaataaatattaaaatgataaatttaaattattattctaataatagaCAATTTGAATTTGGCGATGGAATTTTCAATGGGGGTGGCAGACTCCTGGATGagtttcatcataaaaaatgacCCAGTTGGAGCCTTGCAGACACGTCCAAGTTCAAGCCAAAAAGTCTATAATATATCTTAACTATAAAAACAGTTTCACTTGAGTAGGATTCAATGACTATTTGTgacaattatttgatttaaaatgcCTAACATTCTTGCTTAGAAGAAGCAGGAAATCGCGTTTTCAGCAAATATAATAGTAATTAGGACACTAAGCGTGTTTCACATGTTAAATTCCAAATTTGGTGATATATTAATCTTGGAAATCTCCAATGGATACTCAGGTCAAAGTCCAACCGCTCGTGCCTTGACATAACCATTCGTTGTTTTCACACGGACctggaagaaaaaattaaatattagtataatataTTCATTCTAATCCAGATTCAAGGGACCAGTTAggtgatgaaaattttcttcttctttttttttttttgttaataaaagatttctGAAGTCAAGCAACTAAAACCAGGTGCATATGAATTCATCAAGCTTAGGTGGTGGAAAATcttggtttcttttttctttttcctttcctttctttttatttactttGAAATTTGGTGGAATGTGAAAAGGTATACCCtagtttataataatatcataaatagcTTTGTTTGGCTGATAAAATGTTGGATAATCAGTAGtccatttttcataaaatatatattctccATAAAGGcttaatttctttgtttcaaacacattaaacttaatttattgaCTAGGTGTAGGGACATTAATTTATTgtcatatttctttaattttccaaTATTGGCTATACACAAACTTTTTACATAGAAAATAACATGACATGAAATAAATGGAAGGATATATATAAAAGACGAACTCAATAATTGATGATAGAaagtaaatttaaatcaatGCACTTAAAAATTACACcattaaattttggttttaaagTTATCAttagaatgataattttgaagttaaatTATGAGACATTCTATTTGGAAAGTGCATGGAAAATCATTAACATCGttccaaaatattaaatttaccttttataaatttctttgtaGGAGTGaactttcttatttttattctttttacttggtatttatacatgaaaaaacatatctaaattttgtattcaaattctaatatatattttttaattttaaagtctTCATTATATGCCATACTATCATATAGATAACacttatctattttaattttatatttttgtctacTTGAGCATGCTTAACACATCATACATAATGTCATTCCGTTCTCATTTCAAATCATAACAAATTCTAAATGgactaatatattatcaatggCCCCAAGGCACAAAGCTTATCATTGACCGTATTAAAAGCAGTTCTTCATAACCATTACGAAAAAACGAGCACAATCATAAATCACATGTCCATCACATgcattaacaaaatatattatatttaaaatagttgaaTAATAATTGGAAGTCTctttcataatattaaaatcattatcatGACCCACAAGTCAAATCAATTGCACTATAAAAAATCCCAAAATTCCACAAAACTAAAGACATCAGTTgctttcttaaaaatatttttaagtccAATCAGGCCTGTTGGTTGAATATCTTCGGTTTAGGACCAAGCTCGAAATGCTTCCTAtacataaattttgtttatatttactTGGTATGCAAACTTTGtctaacccaatttttttttttttgggacagAATAATCGAGTCTCAAATTTACCCAATTAATTGGCAAACCTAAGTGTGGATATCATTCAAGATTATGAGATTTTGTGAACATTTTATGTTGGGTGTGATAATTAATACATGGGGTGTGTTTGCTTTTGTCACATTCATAATGCTCAATAAACTCTTTAGGAGGGAGGGCTTTGTGAAAGAGAAGTGTAGGAGTTGAGTTGGCAAGAGTTCTTCATAATAGTTGATGAAGAAGGGATTAGGTTATTTTGGCATGAACTGATTTGGAGTTGGGATTGTTTGAAGAGCCAATGATAGGTCAAAACCAATAGACCTTGAGTCAATAAATGACATATGTGAAGACTTAATCTCACACAAGAGGGATGTCGAGGTGTTGCATAAGTTGTTTTGCTGCAACAAAACTCTAGGCATGTGAAAAATGGTTTTAGATAAAGAAAGAAGGTGTTAGCATTGTGGTGTTCCCTTCCAAACGATTTTGGCAAAAGAGGTCTCCCTTGTTCTTACAATAATACATTGGGGTCATTGGGAGCGCAATGAGTGACATTAAGGGCAAACAATGTGTGAAGTCAAACAGCCATGCATGAGACATATGTTCGAAGCGTAACATGTGGTCTATAACAACAATTAATGCAATGTAAAAGGGAAAAGTCTCAGATGTCATACACGAGTAGTCATCTTCTAGGGCATTTTAACAGATTGACATGACAACATGGTTATTATGGTAAGTGGTGTCTCTTAGGCTCGAGTTGTACCATGAGCTGAAATCTTGAACAACTACCTAGTGGGAATTTGCAAGAATGATATGCACGAAGAATTGCAAACAAATGGGTGTGAGAGAATGTTGCTATCTTTTCCTGTTTTGACAGGAGTAGTAAGTGTGGAAAGTGTAAAAGGTTGTGTGGTTTCATGAAACATTCACGTGGGGTGTGAAAATTGGAACATGATGTGCATTTCCTCTTGTTACATTTATAATCTTTGATAAAAACTGTTGAAGAGGAAGGAGCTCCGAGAAAGGGGAATGCAAGAGTTGAATTGATAGGAGTTATTCATAGTTAACGAGTAAGAAGGGATTAGACTATCCCTATACGTGGGAGTTGGAATCGCTCCCTTAATGAATTCATGatataacaaaacaaataaatcttaAGCCAATGACATATGTGAAAGCTTATACAAGTTCAAGGGTGATTTTTCACTGACCATTT from Mangifera indica cultivar Alphonso chromosome 6, CATAS_Mindica_2.1, whole genome shotgun sequence encodes the following:
- the LOC123218904 gene encoding transcription factor MYB4-like, with the translated sequence MVKAQDCEKAYLRKGSWTPEEDQKLKAYIRRYGIWNWAQMPKYAGLLRAGKSCRLRWMNYLRPDIKRGNFSEEEEEIIIKLHQELGNRWSLIASKLPGRTDNEIKNYWHARLNKKCFQGKERAAINANQKYSSQAGSSPPINDLYASNFDSHKASLTSSQLSTGDYSSSSSNPTSDIYGMQTPEEDIDLFETYGDLQSLLEESFPVEGFHMDGYYGAKAPGFMVPTSQGEFSDEELQNSLEQPFPGDGLDMLDVLEARDPEIVKPISQGEFTEEEPQILLEQPFPVENFDMFEGYVPAIDPSSMVTAPQVGFSDEELRSLLEQPLPSELSTSQWGLQEDPYPFASNYNGCNDFLMDVP